In the Telopea speciosissima isolate NSW1024214 ecotype Mountain lineage chromosome 2, Tspe_v1, whole genome shotgun sequence genome, one interval contains:
- the LOC122650580 gene encoding uncharacterized protein LOC122650580, translating to MNPIKYFFEKPTLTEMVARWLLLLSEFDITSVNQKFIKRRVISDYLAAYPIGVDSQPLEDSFPDEDLAYVEEEDCEDWWQLYFDGIANQRRYGAGILLITLDDLYLPSSFWLEFPCTNNIVKYETCAIDLEAAVSLEIKKLRVYGDSLVVICQTQRKWKTKDEKLKPYQEHLENWIKSFKEITFEYLPRDNKRFVDALATLASIVECTPDTQVFPFLVDRMYEPAYEDSINTLTTDGRLWFASIINFIKEKKYPLNSIAGEEKRLQKQAAQFILQGDLLYKRSYDGIQLLCVDGDQAQMIMEETH from the coding sequence ATGAATCCGATTAAGTACTTCTTTGAGAAGCCAACATTGACAGAAATGGTGGCcagatggttgttgttgttgtcagaatttgacataacatcTGTCAACCAGAAATTCATAAAAAGACGAGTGATCTCGGACTATCTAGCTGCGTACCCAATCGGGGTAGATTCACAGCCACTAGAAGACTCATTCCCAGATGAGGATTTGGCAtatgtggaggaagaagactgtgaagactggtggcaattgtactttgacgGTATAGCCAATCAAAGAAGATATGGGGCAGGAATATTGTTGATAACCCTAGATGATCTCTATCTACCATCTTCATTCTGGCTAGAATTCCCTTGCACTAACAACATTGTAAAATATGAAACATGTGCGATCGATCTTGAAGCTGCCGTATCATTAGAGATCAAGAAACTGAGAGTCTATGGGGACTCGTTAGTCGTGATTTGTCAAACTCAAAGGAAGTGGAAGACGaaggatgagaagctgaagccctaccaagaACATTTGGAGAACTGGATCAAAAGCTTCAAAGAGATCACCTTCGAGTATTTGCCAAGAGACAATAAAAGATTCGTCGACGCCCTAGCTACCTTGGCTTCAATAGTTGAATGCACCCCAGATACTCAAGTCTTCCCATTCTTGGTCGATAGGATGTATGAACCGGCATATGAAGACTCAATAAATACTCTGACAACCGATGGGAGGTTGTGGTTcgcatccatcatcaatttcatcaaagaaaagaaatatccTCTGAATTCCATAGCCGGTGAAGAGAAGAGGTTGCAGAAGCAAGCCGCACAGTTTATACTTCAAGGCGACCTGTTATacaagaggtcttatgatggcataCAACTACTATGTGTAGACGGAGACCAAGCCCAGATGATCATGGAAGAAACCCATTAG